A part of Saccharomonospora amisosensis genomic DNA contains:
- a CDS encoding sigma-70 family RNA polymerase sigma factor — translation MDLSADNWVLVRAAQRGDASAYALLYDRFATRVQRFARSRVRDRHLAEDVTSETFARALRAINSLEYRGRDAGAWFLTIARNIIFDYTKSGSVRHEVTVDELPDASGHETPEELVILGIARAELIRCLRLLPDDQRTCLVLRFFCDLSVSETARILDREPGAARSLQYRAIHRLGELIGGSANEQRRAQPAPSGGEKGS, via the coding sequence GTGGACCTGTCCGCTGACAACTGGGTGCTTGTTCGTGCGGCTCAACGAGGAGACGCGTCGGCGTATGCTCTGCTGTACGACAGATTCGCGACCAGGGTTCAACGCTTTGCCCGATCCCGTGTCCGCGATCGGCACCTGGCGGAGGACGTCACCAGCGAGACCTTCGCACGGGCGCTGCGGGCCATCAACTCGCTAGAGTACCGGGGACGAGACGCGGGCGCGTGGTTCCTCACCATCGCCCGCAACATCATCTTCGACTACACGAAGTCCGGGTCGGTGCGGCATGAGGTCACCGTCGACGAGCTCCCGGACGCCTCCGGTCACGAGACGCCGGAGGAGCTCGTCATTCTTGGGATCGCGCGAGCTGAACTGATCCGGTGCCTGCGATTACTCCCCGATGACCAGCGAACGTGTCTTGTGCTGCGGTTCTTCTGCGATCTCTCGGTCAGCGAGACCGCGAGAATCCTGGACCGCGAACCCGGTGCGGCGCGCTCTCTGCAGTATCGGGCGATTCACCGTCTTGGCGAGTTGATCGGCGGATCTGCGAATGAGCAGCGTCGGGCACAGCCGGCACCGTCCGGAGGAGAGAAAGGCAGTTGA
- a CDS encoding aldehyde dehydrogenase family protein: MVGAERRGATGNGQITTEDPATGTTLTSIAAGGKLDVDEAVASAQSTFGEWRAMSAAARGHVLLDIATMLDAHAEELATLETLDNGKPFTESLYVDVALAAQVWRYYGGWTTKLTGQTVPVSPPVGEALVYTRREPLGVVGAIVPWNFPLLIASWKVAPALAAGNTVVLKPSEFTSLSALRMVELALEAGLPPGAMNLVTGYGPEAGQALIDHPSVAKISFTGSTDTGRRIVTASAPHLKKLTLELGGKSANIVFPDADLAAAAQGALTGIFMNQGQVCCAGSRLFVHRDVHDELVQELASAAKAIQLGHGLADDTEMGPLISPKQLERVQGYVESGLREGATLVCGGDRPNGVLANGNFLSPTVFTQVRDDMSIAAEEIFGPVLSVLSFDDENEAVRRANASAYGLAAGVWTNDVRRAHRVAAELDAGTVWVNMYNMIDPAAPFGGFKASGYGRDLGEEALLGYTQTKSVWLNLD; this comes from the coding sequence GTGGTCGGCGCGGAGCGGCGAGGTGCGACCGGGAACGGCCAGATCACGACTGAGGACCCCGCCACCGGTACGACGTTGACCAGCATCGCGGCCGGCGGCAAGCTCGACGTCGACGAGGCGGTGGCTTCCGCACAGTCGACCTTCGGAGAATGGCGAGCGATGAGCGCGGCAGCCCGCGGACATGTGCTGCTTGACATCGCGACGATGCTGGATGCTCATGCCGAGGAATTGGCGACGCTCGAAACCTTGGACAACGGAAAGCCATTCACCGAGTCGCTGTACGTCGACGTCGCGCTCGCGGCCCAGGTGTGGCGCTACTATGGTGGCTGGACGACGAAGCTGACCGGGCAAACCGTGCCGGTCTCTCCGCCGGTGGGGGAGGCCCTTGTCTATACGCGACGGGAACCCCTCGGCGTTGTTGGCGCGATCGTGCCCTGGAACTTCCCGTTGCTCATCGCATCCTGGAAGGTGGCACCGGCGCTGGCGGCTGGGAACACCGTCGTCCTCAAGCCGTCCGAGTTCACCTCGTTGAGCGCCCTGCGTATGGTAGAGCTAGCGCTTGAGGCAGGGCTGCCCCCCGGCGCGATGAACCTGGTCACCGGCTACGGGCCGGAGGCCGGACAGGCACTGATCGATCACCCCAGCGTCGCCAAGATCTCGTTCACCGGTTCGACGGACACCGGCAGGCGCATCGTCACCGCGAGCGCGCCACATCTGAAGAAGTTGACGCTCGAACTGGGCGGGAAGTCGGCGAACATCGTCTTCCCGGACGCCGACCTTGCCGCCGCGGCACAAGGCGCGCTGACCGGGATCTTCATGAACCAAGGGCAGGTGTGCTGCGCCGGATCACGGCTGTTCGTGCATCGCGACGTTCACGACGAGCTGGTACAGGAGCTGGCTTCGGCGGCGAAAGCGATCCAACTGGGTCATGGACTGGCCGACGACACCGAGATGGGCCCGCTCATCTCGCCGAAACAGCTGGAGCGCGTGCAGGGGTATGTCGAGTCGGGGCTGCGCGAAGGCGCGACGCTGGTGTGCGGTGGTGACCGCCCGAATGGTGTACTGGCTAACGGCAATTTCCTGAGCCCGACCGTGTTCACCCAGGTCCGCGACGACATGTCCATCGCGGCTGAGGAAATCTTCGGGCCGGTGCTGTCGGTGCTGTCGTTTGACGACGAGAACGAGGCGGTTCGGCGTGCCAACGCGAGCGCCTACGGATTGGCCGCGGGCGTGTGGACCAACGACGTGAGGCGGGCCCACCGCGTCGCAGCGGAATTGGATGCGGGCACGGTATGGGTGAACATGTACAACATGATCGACCCCGCCGCGCCCTTCGGCGGTTTCAAGGCGTCCGGCTACGGACGCGATCTCGGCGAGGAAGCGTTGCTCGGCTACACACAGACGAAGTCTGTGTGGCTGAACCTCGACTGA
- a CDS encoding SCP2 sterol-binding domain-containing protein encodes MGVFKDEAEVHKYIGGVFEKGLADPKIGPKLSGSGVILQITYTDPDAVVTVDMPNGKVYAGASDLKPVVELFMTADDGNRFWLGELNLATALAKGKVRAKGPTSKVLKLVPAAKSLFPTYREMLEADGRQDLLAA; translated from the coding sequence ATGGGCGTGTTCAAGGACGAGGCGGAAGTTCACAAGTACATCGGAGGGGTCTTCGAGAAGGGGCTCGCCGATCCCAAGATCGGCCCAAAACTGTCGGGCTCAGGGGTGATCCTGCAGATCACGTACACCGACCCCGACGCGGTCGTCACGGTCGACATGCCGAACGGCAAAGTGTACGCGGGCGCCAGCGATCTGAAACCAGTAGTGGAACTGTTCATGACCGCCGACGACGGAAACCGGTTCTGGCTCGGCGAACTCAACCTCGCGACCGCGCTGGCGAAGGGCAAGGTCCGCGCTAAGGGACCGACTTCGAAGGTCCTGAAACTTGTGCCCGCCGCGAAGTCACTGTTCCCGACATATCGTGAGATGCTGGAAGCGGACGGTCGACAGGACCTGCTTGCGGCATAA
- a CDS encoding long-chain fatty acid--CoA ligase, producing the protein MLSTMQTTPLTVSSILRHVVQNHSDREVLTATGDGVRRVSYRELGERCGKLANALRRLGVADDDRVATFQWNNQEHLEAYAAIPSMGAVLHTLNIRLSPEQIRFIATHAEDRAVIVDSSLIPLLAKVLPSLDTVRFVLVTGEGDITSLEGCGKDVLRYEDVLAGESSEFPWLDGDENAAAAMCYTSGTTGDPKGVVYSHRSMYLHSMAACSGNAFGIAEPDRVLPVVPMFHANAWGLPYAALMAGADLLLPDRFLQAEPLADIIQAQRPTLAGAVPTIWNDLLHYVDRNPDIDLSSLRLVACGGSAVPRALMESFERRFGVTIVQAWGMTETSPLGAIATPPAAAEGEDRMRYRATQGRPVCGVELRLVDDDDRVLPRDGKAVGELEVRGPWVTGSYYRVEAEDRFHDGWLRTGDVGNISPDGFLTLTDRAKDVIKSGGEWISSVELENLLMGHPDVVEAAVIAVSDPKWQERPLAAVVLRDGTETTADQLRSWLADKVPKWWLPERWAFVDQVPRTSVGKFDKKALRRIHSDGRLAVNEVYE; encoded by the coding sequence ATGCTCAGCACCATGCAGACAACACCGCTGACGGTGTCCTCGATCCTGCGGCACGTGGTGCAGAACCACAGCGATCGTGAAGTCCTCACGGCTACCGGTGACGGCGTCAGGCGGGTTTCCTACCGCGAACTGGGCGAGCGGTGTGGCAAGCTCGCGAACGCGTTGCGTCGCCTCGGTGTCGCCGACGACGACCGGGTCGCGACGTTCCAATGGAACAACCAGGAGCACCTGGAGGCCTATGCGGCGATCCCATCAATGGGCGCCGTGCTACACACCCTCAACATCCGGCTGTCGCCCGAACAGATTCGGTTCATCGCCACACACGCCGAAGACCGGGCGGTCATCGTTGACTCGTCGCTCATCCCACTGCTGGCTAAGGTTCTCCCCAGCCTCGACACCGTGCGGTTCGTGCTCGTGACCGGAGAAGGTGACATCACCTCCTTGGAGGGATGCGGCAAGGACGTGCTGCGTTACGAGGATGTATTGGCTGGCGAGTCGTCCGAGTTTCCCTGGCTGGACGGTGACGAGAACGCGGCGGCGGCGATGTGCTACACGAGTGGCACGACCGGCGATCCCAAAGGCGTCGTGTACAGCCACCGGTCGATGTACCTGCACTCGATGGCCGCGTGTTCCGGGAACGCATTCGGCATCGCGGAACCTGATCGAGTGCTTCCGGTGGTTCCGATGTTCCACGCCAACGCATGGGGCCTGCCTTACGCGGCGTTGATGGCTGGCGCGGACCTGCTGCTACCTGACCGATTCCTGCAGGCAGAACCTCTGGCGGACATCATCCAGGCGCAGCGCCCGACGCTTGCCGGCGCTGTGCCCACCATTTGGAATGATCTTTTGCACTATGTCGATCGAAACCCGGACATTGACCTCTCCTCGTTGCGCCTGGTCGCTTGCGGTGGTTCGGCGGTGCCGAGAGCGTTGATGGAGTCGTTCGAGCGGAGGTTCGGCGTCACGATCGTGCAGGCATGGGGCATGACCGAGACTTCGCCGCTTGGCGCAATCGCGACGCCCCCGGCCGCCGCCGAAGGGGAAGACCGAATGCGGTACCGGGCCACTCAAGGACGGCCAGTTTGCGGCGTCGAACTCAGGCTGGTGGACGACGACGACAGGGTGCTCCCGCGCGACGGCAAGGCGGTCGGCGAGTTGGAGGTGCGTGGTCCGTGGGTTACCGGGTCGTACTATCGTGTCGAAGCCGAGGACAGGTTCCACGACGGCTGGCTGCGAACCGGCGATGTCGGGAACATCAGCCCGGACGGGTTCCTCACCCTAACCGACCGGGCCAAGGACGTCATCAAGTCCGGTGGCGAGTGGATCTCCTCGGTTGAGCTGGAAAATCTGCTTATGGGCCATCCCGACGTCGTCGAGGCAGCGGTCATCGCCGTATCCGACCCCAAGTGGCAGGAGCGACCCCTTGCCGCCGTGGTGCTTCGAGACGGCACTGAGACGACTGCCGACCAGCTGCGGTCGTGGTTGGCCGACAAGGTTCCGAAGTGGTGGCTGCCGGAACGATGGGCATTCGTTGACCAGGTCCCGCGCACGAGCGTCGGCAAGTTCGACAAGAAGGCTCTACGCCGTATCCACTCGGATGGCAGGCTGGCGGTGAACGAAGTATACGAATAG
- a CDS encoding enoyl-CoA hydratase/isomerase family protein: MSVGDRTLTRLARLSMPTIAAVEGFAVGVAWSLVRCCDVVVTAEDAFSAAPFPQRGMAPDGGLAWFLTRSLGPTRAAELLMPGERFPAPTAAAAGLVNRVVLMEKHG; this comes from the coding sequence TTGTCTGTCGGGGACCGCACCCTCACCAGGCTGGCGCGCCTGTCGATGCCCACGATCGCCGCGGTGGAGGGCTTCGCGGTCGGCGTCGCCTGGAGCCTGGTGCGCTGCTGTGACGTCGTCGTCACCGCCGAAGACGCCTTCTCCGCGGCCCCGTTCCCCCAACGCGGGATGGCGCCCGACGGCGGGTTGGCCTGGTTTCTCACCCGCAGTCTGGGCCCAACCCGCGCGGCTGAACTACTGATGCCCGGTGAACGGTTCCCGGCTCCTACCGCGGCTGCGGCCGGACTGGTCAACCGCGTGGTGCTTATGGAGAAGCATGGGTAA